GGAGCGGATCTTCGAGCGCTTCTACACCGACCGGCCGCACCAGGGCTTTGGCCAGAACTCCGGCCTCGGGCTCTCGATCTCCAAGCAGATCATCGAAGCGCACGGCGGACGGATCTGGGCGGAGAACCGCCCCGGCCCCGCGGACGAAGACGGCAAGCCAACAGTGGCCGGCGCACGCTTCGTGGTCAGGCTGCCGACCCTATGAGCGACAATTCAAGCGTGCACGCATCCGCCGTTCTGGTCGGCGAGCGTGCGGTGCTGATCCGCGGCCCGTCGGGCGCCGGCAAGTCGCGCCTGGCCTTCGATCTGATTCTCGCCGGGCGCACCGGAGCCCTGCCGCCGGCCATTTTGGTGGGGGATGACCGTGTCCATCTCGACACAGCCGGCGAACAATTGTGGGTGCGTCCGGTGCGGCAATTGGCCGGTCTGATCGAGATCCGGGGCCTCGGAATCCGCCATTGTCCGTTCGCGGACGAGGCCGTGCTCGGCCTGGTCGTCGACCTTGCCGCCGGAGATGCCGAGCGGCTGCCGCCCCCCGAGGCGCTCCAGGCTCGGCTTAATGGTGTTTTGATACCGCGAATTCCCGTTGCGGCAGGCTTCCAACCCCTGCCGCTGGTTGTCGCTGCGCTGACGACAACCTGAAAGTTCATCGTCCCGTAATCTTGCGGCCAATTGTGGGAAGGGAATTGGTAACCATATCACATCCACAATCGCGTCGGATTTTGCCGGCGCAGCCTCCCCTCTCTACCGCCAGGAACCGGGAGACTAGCCAAGATGCCCTCTTGCGCAGGGCCTCTGGATGGTCAAAGTGGCGCGTTCGTGCGGTGCACCAATGGGCGCCCGCGAGGAGTTTCCGATGATTGGTCTAGTGCTGGTGACCCATGGGCGCCTTGCCGACGAGTTCAGGGCGGCGCTCGAACACGTCATGGGTCCGCAGAAACAAATTGAAGCGATTACGATCGGTGCCGAGGACGATTCCGATCTCTGTCGAAGCGACATTATCGAGGCGGTGAACCGCGTCGATAGCGGCGACGGCGTTGCGATCCTCACCGACATGTTCGGCGGCACGCCGTCGAACCTCGCGATCTCCTGCATGAGCCGCCCGAAGGTGGAAGTGCTCGCGGGCATCAATCTTCCCATGCTGGTCAAGCTTGCCAAGGTTCGCGAGGAGCGTTCGCTGCCCGACGCGATCGCGATGGCGCAGGAAGCCGGCCGCAAATACGTCACCATCGCCAGCCGCGTTCTCGCAGGCAAATGAGCGACGAGGCCCCGGGCGAAAACCATGTCGGCCCGGGCGTGCCAGCGGGCGCCATTTCCCGTGAACTGTTGATCGTCAACAAGCGCGGCCTGCATGCGCGGGCATCCGCGAAATTCGTGCAGCTGGTCGAGCGCTTCAACGCCGAGGTCTGGGTCACGCGCGGCGGCGAGACCGTCGGCGGCACTTCGATCATGGGCCTCATGATGCTGGCCGCAGGGCCCGGCACCACCGTCGTTGTCTCCGCCAAGGGCGAAGAGGCGCAACAAGCGCTCGACGCCATCGCTGAACTCGTCGCCAGCAAGTTCAACGAGGAAGGCACGTAACGGCGCGCTCGACCCGTGAGGAAACCCTACTTCGCCGGCGGCACCAGATAGACTTTCCACGCCGTCGACGGACCGGGATGGCCGTTGAAGAAGCGCATGGTGGTCATCACCAGCGGCTCGGCATCCTTGGCATGCTCGGCCATCCACGCCTCGCATGGTTGCAGGAACACCGGATCGGTGGTGTCGCAGATGCCGATGAAGCCGAGACGCCTGGCTTCGTCGAGCGACGTCAGCCCCGATGACCATGCTTCGCCCGGCACCAGCGATGCCGGATGATCCGGACTGTAGAACGTCATCGGCTCGCCGATGTCCGAGCGTGCGATGACCACGGCCCAGCGCGAATGGAAGTTCGCCTGCCAGGTCTGGGTGAGCTCGCGCGCCAATTCGGAGCGCGCGGCGTAGGTCGAGCCGCCGGTACGGTTGGACGCGATCTCCTGCGTGGCGATCGAGGGCGCGGCCATCAGCGTCGCGATCGTGGCCACCAACCAGACCGCAATGATCGAGAACAGCGCCATGCGGGGGAAACGCAGCGAGGGGATCGCAACCAGCGCCAGCGGCACCAGGAAGAACAGCGGAATGCCCCAGTCGGTCTTGATATAGACGGTGAATGCCAGCGCGCCGAGCGGCGGCCCGATCGCGACGATCGCCTGGATGATCCAGACGTTGAACGCCTGCGGAAGGTTGACGGCCGGATTGGGTCTGCGCGACCAGATCCGCGCCAGCACGTCCGACGGCCGCCATGGCACCGAGCCCAGCAGCAGCGCGACGAGGCCCAGCACGACGGGAATCGCGAGCAGCCCGAGATTGTGGATGATATACCCGATCACGAGCTGGACGTTGAGCTCGCGGCTCGACAGCGCATAGACGTCGCCGGCATAGGTGAACGGCACGAAGTTCACCTCCTCGAGCCACACCAGGTGCGGAATCATCGCCACGATCATCGTGCCGATCGCAACCCATGGCGCCGGCGAGCGCAGGAACTGGGCCCGCTGCGGATGGATCAACGCGGCAAGCCCGATGGCGCCGATCATCGTCACCCCCCAGTACTTGGTCATCAGCGCCAGCATGCCGGCGAAGCCGAGCCAGAGACCCGATTTGAAGCTGCGCTTCTCGAACGCGTTCAGATAGGCCAGCACCAACAGCGGCAGCGGCACCAGCTGCGCGAGGTCGGCATTGTATTTGAAGCCCTTGAAGTTGAAGATCGGGTAGAGCGCGAGCATCACCACCATGAAGAACGCGCGGCGCCGATCCACGACGCGCAGCGCGATCAGCCAGCACACCACGAGCGCGAAGCTGACGGTCGCCATCGCAAGCGCATAGGTCGACCAGTTGGTGACCGGGAAGATCCTGAACCAGACCCCGGCGATCCAGCCCGACAGCGGCGGATGCTTGCCATAGCCGAGCAGGAAACGCTGCCCCCAGGCATAGGCCTCCGCGACGTCCATATGGACGTCCTGCGCGGCCTTCAGCTTGACCAGGATAAGCGTCCAGAGAAACGCGTGGACCAATGCGAAGCCGATCACGAACCACAGGCTGGCTCTGGGATCGATGGCCCGTGAGGCAATCCAGGCCGCGATCCGGCGGATCGTCAGCCTGCGAGTGGTGCGCCGGGCGGCAGGAAGAATGGAAGCGGTCGACATGGCCTGTGCCTGAGGCATGACCCGGAAAAGGGGAGCGTGGCTTTCCGGAGGGATCATACCGAGTGGAAGCGGACGTGCGATGAGTGATTGCTCACCAGCACATCGGCGCGCTTTAGCGCGTTTTTGTGGCCAGTGAAATCAGCTTGGCGTGAGAACGCCTCCAACGAGCCCGTTCACTTCTCGAGAAGCTCAGGCCGGTACTCGAAATGCATGGTATCGTAGTGATACCACCTGCCGCCCCAGATGAAGCCGTGGCGCTCGAAGATGTCGACGATCTCTTGCGGCATCCGGTTCTTGTAGGGGATGGTTTTACCTTTGCCCGCCCACAGCCAGTAGTCCGAGACCTTCAGGTTGAGGTCGATCGCGGCGGCATAGCCATGCATGCTCATCCGCCCGGTATCGGCGACGGCGCGACAAGATAGCACACCCGCGATCGGAAACGCCGCGGCGCGCAGCGCCGGATCGAGCGCGTCGATCTCGGCGGAGACCTGCTTCAGCCGCTCGGCGACGCCGTTGGCCCGTGTGACCTGAACCGGCTTGCCCCAGGATTTCGGCAGCCAGGTGATCGTCACCAGGTTCCGCTTGACCTCACCGGTGTTGCAGTCGCCATACATCTTCTTGAAGAAGGCCTCGTTGCGGAAGCGGCCGGGATCGACATCCACAGCCGGCGGCGCCGCCGGCCCCAACGGATAGGGCAGCCGCATCTGGTCGAGGATCGATGCATTGCGCAGCATCTGATCGAACGGCTTGTCGGAGACGCCATCGTCGACCGGCATCACCGTGCCGTCCCGCCAGGTGATCGTGGTGTCGTCATGGGTGGCGAGCGCATCGGGATAGGCGCGCACCAGGCGGTCGAGCAGTTCGCTTTTGCTCTGAGCATGCGCAAGCGGCGGCAGCAGCGCCAGCAGGGCAACGATGCAGGCCGCCCCTCGCGCGGCCATTCAGCGTTTCCCGACCTGATCGATCAGCGCGACATTGGCCTCCTCGATCGCGTTCAGCTTCGGATTCCAGCTGTTCGGCGCATACCAGGGGAAGCGCGAAAAATACGCTTTGAGATCGGCGGAATCGAAATAGCGGCCCCTGCGGGCAAAGATCTCGTTGCGGGCAATCCGCAATTCATCGCGCGACAACCGCCGCAGATCGGCCGGCGTCAGCAGACGCCGGTCGGAATCCGGGAAGATGAATCCGCTTGGTGCGCCGCCGCCGGATTCAAAGCGATCGATCAGCGCGACATTGGCGCTCTCGACCGCATTGAGCGGCGGATCCCATGAGCGTGGGACGTACCAGGCGAACCTGCTGAAGCGCGCGGTCAGGTCCGGCGCGTTGAAATAGCGTCCGCGCCGCGCGAAGATCTCGTTGCGGGCAATCCGCAGATCGTCCTTGCTGAGCGCGCTGAGATCGATCTCCGACAGCAGGCGGCTGTCGGAATCCGGAATGATGAAGTCCGATTGCGTGCGCGCCACTTGCGGCGCCGACGGCGACGCACTTGGCGGCGGCAGGTTCTGCTGCGGCGGAATCACCGTTGCCGGCGGATCGGCGGTCGCGACCTGTGCCGGCGCATTGCCGGCGAAATAGAACGAGCCGTCGATCGGCGAGGTCGAGACCCAGGGCTGCTGCGCGCTGCCGGTCGCGCGCTTGACGACGAGCCCGACCTGATTGAAGGCCTGCAGCACGTCGAGCCCGGGCTTCTGCATGGTGTCGACCAGCGCGCGCGTGTAGGGGCTGTGGCCGTCATCGCCGTCCAGCGCGACGTTGCCGGGCTGGGTCGCATAGGACAACAGCGTGCCCTCGGGCGCGCGGATCTGGGCGAGGCCGCCGTCGGCGGCGCGCAGGCCGCGCCCGCCGAACGGATTGTTCCGGCAGGCGTCGAGGACGACGATGTTGAGCCGCGTGCCCGCGCCTTCCATCTGCCGCAGCACCAGGCCGACATCGACCATCTGGAAATCGACATCGGCCTCGCGTGTCGGATTGGCCGACACCGGCACCAGATAGTTCGTGCCGCGAACCTGGATGCCGTGGCCGGCGTAATAGAACAGCGCGACGTCCGCGCCCATCAGCTGGCTGCCGAAGCGCTGGATCGCGGCATCGAAGCCGGCCTTGTCCAGATCCACCTGGGCCTGCCCGCCGACCAGCGCAAAGCCCAGCCGCTGCAGCGTCTCGGCCACCAGCTGCGCGTCGCCTTTCGGGTTCTGCAGCCGCGACACGTTCTGATAGGTCGAATTGCCGACCACCAGCGCCACGCGCTTGTCGGCGGCCGCGGGCGCCGCGAACAAGATGGCGAGCAATCCGGCGGCGAGAAGGGTCCAGCGCATCGTCAGATCCACGGATTTCGGGCCGAAAGACCTAGCAGAAACATGCCCGGAAATCGATCATTGCAAGGCTACGGGAAACACCCCGTGATTCGCCGTCACATCCCTGCAAAATACCGCAATATGGTTGCCCGCGCGGGGGTGCGGATGCTATCCCGCGCCCCATGACAACTGCCCCGATTTCCAACATCCGCAACTTCTCCATCGTCGCCCATATCGACCATGGCAAATCGACCCTGGCCGACCGCCTGATCCAGATGACGGGCGGCCTGTCGGATCGTGAAATGGCGGGCAAGGAGCAGGTGCTCGATTCGATGGATATCGAGCGCGAGCGCGGCATCACCATCAAGGCGCAGACCGTGCGCCTCAACTACCGCGCCAAGGACGGCAAGGATTACATCTTCAATTTGATGGACACGCCCGGCCACGTCGACTTCGCCTACGAGGTCTCGCGGTCGCTGGCGGCCTGTGAAGGTTCCCTGCTCGTGGTCGACGCCAGCCAGGGCGTCGAGGCGCAGACGCTCGCCAACGTCTACCAGGCGCTCGACAACAATCACGAGATCGTGCCGGTCCTGAACAAGGTCGACCTGCCCGCGGCCGAGCCCGAGAAGGTCAAGCAGCAGATCGAGGACGTGATCGGCATCGACGCGTCCGACGCCGTGATGATCTCGGCCAAGACCGGAATCGGCGTGCCCGACGTGCTGGAGGCAATCGTCACCCGCTTGCCGCCGCCGAAGGGCGACCGCGACGCCACGCTCAAGGCGCTGCTGGTCGACAGCTGGTACGACGTCTATCTCGGCGTGGTCGTGCTGATCCGCGTCGTCGACGGCGTGATGAAGAAGGGTAGCCGCATCCGCATGATGGGCACCGGTGCCGCCTACGACATCGAGCGCGTCGGGTTCTTCACGCCGAAGATGCAGCAGGTCGAGGAGCTCGGCCCCGGCGAGATCGGGTTCATCACCGCGGCGATCAAGGAAGTCGCCGACACCCGCGTCGGCGACACCATCACCGACGACCGCAAG
The window above is part of the Bradyrhizobium sp. PSBB068 genome. Proteins encoded here:
- a CDS encoding HPr kinase/phosphatase C-terminal domain-containing protein; translation: MSDNSSVHASAVLVGERAVLIRGPSGAGKSRLAFDLILAGRTGALPPAILVGDDRVHLDTAGEQLWVRPVRQLAGLIEIRGLGIRHCPFADEAVLGLVVDLAAGDAERLPPPEALQARLNGVLIPRIPVAAGFQPLPLVVAALTTT
- a CDS encoding PTS sugar transporter subunit IIA, which gives rise to MIGLVLVTHGRLADEFRAALEHVMGPQKQIEAITIGAEDDSDLCRSDIIEAVNRVDSGDGVAILTDMFGGTPSNLAISCMSRPKVEVLAGINLPMLVKLAKVREERSLPDAIAMAQEAGRKYVTIASRVLAGK
- a CDS encoding HPr family phosphocarrier protein, with translation MSDEAPGENHVGPGVPAGAISRELLIVNKRGLHARASAKFVQLVERFNAEVWVTRGGETVGGTSIMGLMMLAAGPGTTVVVSAKGEEAQQALDAIAELVASKFNEEGT
- a CDS encoding glycosyltransferase family 39 protein, producing MSTASILPAARRTTRRLTIRRIAAWIASRAIDPRASLWFVIGFALVHAFLWTLILVKLKAAQDVHMDVAEAYAWGQRFLLGYGKHPPLSGWIAGVWFRIFPVTNWSTYALAMATVSFALVVCWLIALRVVDRRRAFFMVVMLALYPIFNFKGFKYNADLAQLVPLPLLVLAYLNAFEKRSFKSGLWLGFAGMLALMTKYWGVTMIGAIGLAALIHPQRAQFLRSPAPWVAIGTMIVAMIPHLVWLEEVNFVPFTYAGDVYALSSRELNVQLVIGYIIHNLGLLAIPVVLGLVALLLGSVPWRPSDVLARIWSRRPNPAVNLPQAFNVWIIQAIVAIGPPLGALAFTVYIKTDWGIPLFFLVPLALVAIPSLRFPRMALFSIIAVWLVATIATLMAAPSIATQEIASNRTGGSTYAARSELARELTQTWQANFHSRWAVVIARSDIGEPMTFYSPDHPASLVPGEAWSSGLTSLDEARRLGFIGICDTTDPVFLQPCEAWMAEHAKDAEPLVMTTMRFFNGHPGPSTAWKVYLVPPAK
- a CDS encoding M15 family metallopeptidase, with product MAARGAACIVALLALLPPLAHAQSKSELLDRLVRAYPDALATHDDTTITWRDGTVMPVDDGVSDKPFDQMLRNASILDQMRLPYPLGPAAPPAVDVDPGRFRNEAFFKKMYGDCNTGEVKRNLVTITWLPKSWGKPVQVTRANGVAERLKQVSAEIDALDPALRAAAFPIAGVLSCRAVADTGRMSMHGYAAAIDLNLKVSDYWLWAGKGKTIPYKNRMPQEIVDIFERHGFIWGGRWYHYDTMHFEYRPELLEK
- a CDS encoding YARHG domain-containing protein; its protein translation is MRWTLLAAGLLAILFAAPAAADKRVALVVGNSTYQNVSRLQNPKGDAQLVAETLQRLGFALVGGQAQVDLDKAGFDAAIQRFGSQLMGADVALFYYAGHGIQVRGTNYLVPVSANPTREADVDFQMVDVGLVLRQMEGAGTRLNIVVLDACRNNPFGGRGLRAADGGLAQIRAPEGTLLSYATQPGNVALDGDDGHSPYTRALVDTMQKPGLDVLQAFNQVGLVVKRATGSAQQPWVSTSPIDGSFYFAGNAPAQVATADPPATVIPPQQNLPPPSASPSAPQVARTQSDFIIPDSDSRLLSEIDLSALSKDDLRIARNEIFARRGRYFNAPDLTARFSRFAWYVPRSWDPPLNAVESANVALIDRFESGGGAPSGFIFPDSDRRLLTPADLRRLSRDELRIARNEIFARRGRYFDSADLKAYFSRFPWYAPNSWNPKLNAIEEANVALIDQVGKR